From Ignavibacteria bacterium, one genomic window encodes:
- a CDS encoding alpha-amylase produces MAGYILVLLILFISIQDISAQAVKTSVKHPAWTRNKMIYEVNIRQYTKSGTFKELERELPKLKNMGVGILWLMPVNPIGEKNRKGSLGSYYAVKDYMAVNPEYGTMKDFKSLVGRTHKLGMKIIIDWVANHTSWDNVLTKTHPEFFRKDSIGNFVAPVRDWTDVIQLDFDNKDLRKYMIGALKFWVKEGGIDGFRCDVAGMVPTPFWDEARKELDKVKPVFMLAEAENAELHRNAFDMTYGWDLHHLMNDIAQGRNYASAINNYLARQDSLYPRDAYRMYFTTNHDENSWNGTEFERMKGGVEAFSVLTFTLPQSMPLIYSGQEAGLNKRLAFFEKDPIDWKDSEYRGFYTALIKLKLVNKALANGVEGGQMQLLSSRDDKAVYAFTRQRGKDKILVVVNLTGENKEAQLNGPGLKGSYTELFTNDRKPFAEKETLKLNPWEYRVYVSGK; encoded by the coding sequence ATGGCCGGATACATACTGGTTCTCTTAATCCTTTTCATAAGTATTCAGGACATATCTGCCCAGGCGGTAAAGACTTCTGTAAAACACCCTGCATGGACGCGCAACAAAATGATATATGAGGTGAATATTCGCCAGTATACAAAAAGCGGCACTTTTAAGGAGCTGGAGCGTGAACTCCCTAAACTTAAAAATATGGGAGTGGGTATCCTCTGGCTTATGCCGGTTAATCCGATAGGCGAAAAAAACCGCAAGGGATCACTCGGCAGCTACTATGCCGTAAAAGACTATATGGCTGTTAACCCTGAATATGGTACAATGAAGGACTTTAAGTCGCTCGTTGGCAGAACCCATAAGCTGGGTATGAAAATTATAATCGACTGGGTGGCAAACCATACCTCCTGGGATAATGTGCTTACCAAAACCCATCCGGAATTCTTCAGAAAGGATTCCATAGGAAATTTTGTGGCTCCTGTAAGGGACTGGACAGACGTCATTCAGCTCGATTTCGATAACAAGGACCTCCGGAAATATATGATCGGAGCACTTAAGTTCTGGGTTAAAGAGGGAGGCATTGACGGCTTCCGCTGCGACGTGGCAGGAATGGTCCCGACCCCGTTCTGGGATGAAGCCCGCAAAGAACTCGATAAGGTTAAGCCGGTCTTTATGCTGGCTGAGGCTGAAAACGCCGAACTCCACAGGAATGCTTTCGACATGACTTACGGCTGGGATCTGCACCACCTCATGAACGATATAGCACAGGGAAGAAATTACGCTTCTGCCATTAATAATTATCTTGCAAGACAGGACAGCCTTTACCCACGTGACGCCTACAGGATGTATTTTACAACCAACCACGATGAAAATTCCTGGAACGGTACCGAGTTTGAACGCATGAAAGGGGGCGTTGAGGCTTTCAGTGTGCTTACGTTTACTCTTCCGCAGAGTATGCCGCTCATCTATAGCGGCCAGGAAGCAGGCTTAAATAAACGCCTCGCATTCTTTGAAAAGGATCCTATCGACTGGAAGGATTCCGAGTACAGAGGGTTCTATACCGCATTAATTAAATTAAAGCTCGTGAATAAGGCCCTTGCCAACGGAGTTGAAGGCGGGCAGATGCAGCTCCTTTCTTCCAGAGACGATAAGGCTGTATACGCTTTTACAAGGCAAAGAGGCAAAGATAAGATACTTGTTGTAGTTAACCTTACAGGTGAAAACAAAGAGGCTCAGCTAAATGGCCCAGGCTTGAAGGGAAGCTACACTGAACTCTTTACAAATGACAGGAAGCCCTTTGCCGAAAAAGAGACGTTAAAACTAAACCCGTGGGAATACAGGGTGTATGTAAGCGGAAAATAA
- the fbaA gene encoding class II fructose-bisphosphate aldolase, with amino-acid sequence MPVVDYKKYCEMLDNAKKNKFAYPAINVTSEATANAVLAALAETKSDGIIQVSTGGGEFASGQAVKDAALGAMSIAQHVHLIAEKYDINVALHTDHCPAKKLDSFVRPLIAESRKRVAQGLKPLFNSHMFDGSELPLKENMDIAVELLKECAELGIILEVEAGVVGGEEDGVNNEGAPAEKLYTTPADMVEVYRRLSSVKGARFMFAATFGNVHGVYKPGNVKLRPIILKQGQDATAAAFGKDASFDLVFHGGSGSSLEEIRETLEYGVIKMNVDTDTQYAFTRPMVDHFFKNYDGVLKVEGEVGNKKVYDPRAYLKKAETGMKERVIRAVKDLCGEGTTLGR; translated from the coding sequence ATGCCCGTTGTAGATTATAAGAAATATTGCGAAATGCTGGATAACGCAAAGAAAAATAAATTTGCTTACCCTGCAATAAACGTTACCTCTGAAGCTACGGCAAACGCTGTGCTTGCTGCACTTGCAGAAACAAAGAGCGATGGTATAATTCAGGTTTCCACAGGCGGCGGTGAGTTTGCCTCAGGACAGGCTGTTAAGGATGCTGCCTTAGGTGCAATGTCAATTGCACAGCACGTTCACCTTATAGCTGAAAAATACGACATTAACGTAGCTCTGCATACAGACCACTGCCCGGCTAAGAAACTTGATTCTTTCGTAAGGCCTCTGATCGCAGAATCACGCAAAAGAGTCGCTCAGGGATTAAAACCGCTGTTTAACTCACACATGTTCGACGGAAGTGAACTCCCGTTAAAGGAAAACATGGACATAGCAGTTGAACTCCTGAAAGAATGCGCAGAACTGGGAATTATTCTTGAAGTTGAAGCCGGCGTTGTCGGCGGTGAAGAAGACGGCGTTAACAACGAAGGCGCCCCTGCTGAAAAACTTTATACAACTCCTGCAGATATGGTTGAGGTCTACAGACGCCTCTCATCTGTTAAGGGTGCAAGATTCATGTTCGCTGCTACTTTCGGCAACGTTCACGGCGTTTATAAACCGGGTAACGTAAAACTCCGCCCCATTATCCTCAAACAGGGGCAGGATGCCACAGCAGCTGCATTCGGTAAGGATGCCTCCTTTGACCTCGTATTCCACGGCGGCAGCGGCTCTTCACTCGAAGAAATCAGGGAAACTCTCGAGTACGGCGTAATTAAAATGAACGTCGATACTGATACTCAGTACGCCTTTACACGCCCGATGGTCGACCACTTCTTCAAAAATTACGACGGAGTCCTTAAAGTTGAAGGCGAAGTTGGTAATAAGAAAGTTTACGATCCCCGCGCTTACCTGAAAAAAGCTGAAACAGGAATGAAGGAAAGAGTAATTCGTGCCGTTAAGGACCTTTGCGGAGAAGGTACTACTTTAGGCAGATAA
- a CDS encoding HAD-IA family hydrolase → MNSTPKIRSVVFDLDGTLMSSSATIYKCTLRTFQEFNIAAELSEEEFNKKIGYHFKDIFADFNISVPDLEGFIDRYKSLYFDFIDESKVYPNVLKVLEFLKENSILTSLLTTKAQDQAERILEHFGLKDYFSIITGRQNGMAIKPAPDALLKICRETGVGPAETLMVGDSELDIRCGKNAGSLTCGVTFGYRQKEELEKENPDYLISDMKEIIDIVGSNEVK, encoded by the coding sequence ATGAACAGCACCCCAAAAATCAGAAGCGTTGTATTTGACTTAGACGGAACACTCATGAGCTCAAGTGCAACGATATACAAATGCACACTCAGGACTTTCCAGGAATTCAACATTGCAGCCGAGCTTTCCGAAGAGGAGTTCAACAAAAAGATCGGATACCACTTTAAGGATATATTTGCCGATTTCAATATATCGGTTCCCGATCTGGAAGGGTTTATTGACAGATATAAATCCCTCTACTTCGATTTTATAGATGAATCGAAAGTTTACCCGAATGTGCTTAAGGTGCTGGAATTCCTGAAAGAAAACAGCATACTCACCTCCCTTCTTACAACAAAGGCGCAGGACCAGGCAGAAAGAATACTTGAACATTTTGGACTTAAAGATTATTTTTCAATTATTACGGGCCGCCAGAACGGCATGGCTATAAAGCCTGCCCCGGATGCCCTCTTAAAGATATGCAGAGAGACTGGTGTGGGTCCCGCTGAGACACTGATGGTCGGGGATTCAGAGCTTGACATAAGGTGCGGGAAGAATGCAGGATCTCTTACCTGCGGCGTAACCTTCGGCTACAGGCAGAAAGAGGAGCTGGAAAAAGAAAATCCCGATTACCTGATTTCCGATATGAAGGAAATCATTGACATAGTGGGCAGTAATGAGGTTAAATAA
- a CDS encoding glycerophosphodiester phosphodiesterase, which translates to MDWLLNTPITHRGLHDNITVPENSMEAFRRSIEAGYPIELDVRLLKDGYICVFHDIYLSRMTGEKGSILKKTSKDVRSIRLLGTDEYIPLLSEVLNLVNGKVPLLIEIKNRRGVGQLENRLLNLLSVYKGEYAIESFNPLVVKWFRDNAPGIIRGQLSGAFGAARALSRRAFLRGHLFSRLCRPDFIAYDIRYLPAKRVNSFRLNGVPVIGYTAKSREEYNNASFYCDNIIFEGFTP; encoded by the coding sequence ATGGACTGGCTTCTAAATACTCCTATTACCCATCGCGGGCTGCACGATAATATAACCGTACCCGAAAACTCTATGGAAGCTTTCAGGCGCTCTATTGAGGCGGGATATCCTATTGAACTGGATGTCAGACTCTTAAAGGACGGCTATATTTGCGTCTTCCATGACATATACCTTTCCAGAATGACGGGTGAGAAGGGCTCAATACTGAAAAAAACTTCAAAAGATGTCAGAAGTATCCGCCTGCTCGGAACAGATGAATATATTCCCCTCCTTTCGGAAGTCCTTAACCTTGTTAACGGGAAGGTTCCGCTCCTGATAGAAATTAAGAACAGAAGAGGCGTCGGACAGCTGGAAAACCGCCTTTTGAACCTCCTCTCGGTCTATAAGGGAGAATATGCCATAGAATCATTTAACCCTCTTGTGGTCAAATGGTTCAGGGATAATGCCCCCGGAATTATACGCGGACAGCTCTCGGGAGCCTTTGGCGCAGCACGCGCGCTCAGCAGAAGAGCATTCTTAAGAGGACACCTGTTCTCACGGCTCTGCCGCCCCGACTTTATTGCATATGATATAAGATACCTGCCCGCAAAAAGGGTCAATAGCTTCCGCCTGAACGGCGTCCCGGTAATAGGCTATACCGCAAAGAGCAGGGAGGAATACAATAACGCTAGCTTCTACTGCGACAACATCATATTTGAGGGCTTTACTCCTTAA
- a CDS encoding enoyl-CoA hydratase/isomerase family protein has translation MEETGEVSVKINNSIAVVTFSHPKGNSLPSALLKSMADDIESLSDNDETRVIVLASKGEGAFCGGASFTELLNISSYEEGKEFFMGFAHLINAMKNCPKFIIARVQGKAVGGGVGIIAASDYALAHSSASIKLSELELGLGPFVVGPAVERKIGKSAFGALSIDTNWRDALWAENSGLYTDVFQEREELDKAVLEVAVRLSKTNPEAMAKLKSILWEGTAHWDTLLETRAEISGKLVLSEFTSNYISNFRDKKST, from the coding sequence ATGGAAGAGACTGGTGAAGTATCGGTTAAGATAAACAACAGCATTGCCGTAGTCACATTTTCCCATCCCAAGGGGAACAGCCTTCCTTCGGCGCTTTTAAAAAGTATGGCTGATGATATAGAGAGTCTTTCAGACAATGATGAAACGCGTGTTATTGTACTTGCCAGCAAGGGCGAAGGGGCGTTCTGCGGGGGGGCGTCTTTTACAGAGCTCTTAAACATCAGCAGTTATGAAGAAGGGAAAGAGTTTTTCATGGGTTTTGCGCATCTTATTAACGCCATGAAAAACTGTCCCAAGTTTATCATCGCGCGTGTTCAGGGAAAGGCTGTTGGAGGAGGCGTGGGGATAATTGCGGCATCGGACTATGCGCTGGCGCATTCATCGGCCTCAATTAAGTTAAGCGAGCTGGAGCTGGGCCTCGGGCCCTTTGTTGTAGGTCCCGCGGTTGAAAGAAAGATCGGCAAAAGCGCATTTGGTGCGCTTTCGATAGATACGAACTGGCGGGATGCCCTGTGGGCCGAGAACAGCGGTCTTTATACGGATGTTTTTCAGGAAAGAGAGGAGCTGGACAAAGCGGTGCTGGAAGTGGCAGTAAGGCTTTCAAAGACGAATCCCGAGGCTATGGCAAAGCTGAAATCGATACTCTGGGAAGGCACAGCTCACTGGGACACCCTGCTTGAGACGAGGGCCGAGATATCGGGGAAGCTGGTGCTTTCGGAGTTCACATCAAATTACATTTCTAATTTTAGGGATAAAAAATCTACCTGA